A part of Terriglobia bacterium genomic DNA contains:
- a CDS encoding Rieske 2Fe-2S domain-containing protein → MQAFEATTAPRGAGGHAGPDSPARRRFVQILLGGGLLASAASFIYPVLRYLVPPAATDMGGDTVVAAHVGELKPNSAKIFRFGSRLGLLILDSSGEYRAMSATCTHLSCTVQYRSDLKQVWCACHNGTYDLAGRNVSGPPPRPLELFDVHVQGEEIVVRRKREA, encoded by the coding sequence ATGCAAGCGTTTGAGGCTACAACTGCACCCCGCGGCGCGGGTGGACACGCCGGTCCGGACAGTCCCGCCCGTCGGCGTTTCGTGCAGATTCTTCTGGGCGGAGGATTGCTCGCATCCGCCGCGTCCTTCATTTATCCCGTCCTGCGTTACCTGGTCCCGCCGGCCGCCACCGACATGGGCGGCGACACGGTGGTGGCCGCGCACGTCGGCGAACTGAAACCGAATAGCGCCAAAATCTTTCGCTTCGGCAGCCGGCTTGGGCTACTGATTCTCGACAGCAGCGGTGAATACCGCGCCATGTCCGCCACCTGTACCCACCTGAGTTGTACCGTGCAATACCGCAGCGACCTGAAGCAGGTGTGGTGCGCCTGCCACAACGGCACCTACGATCTGGCGGGACGCAACGTCTCGGGTCCGCCGCCGCGTCCGCTGGAACTGTTCGACGTGCACGTGCAGGGCGAGGAGATCGTCGTGCGCCGGAAACGGGAGGCGTGA
- a CDS encoding cytochrome c — translation MRRVDVLAFIGLFLLFAGAGTFLGKYSALPLWVVWLVGPLLWYLGFAVLISWMLWRLFVPAPEAARQEETEVQPVQVSNFLEHDYEIPLEPRMRKVPVYSTLVVLILLSSLFIAQSYAADTAAAVFTSKCVMCHGADGQGKTPMGAKFNLKSLTSPEVQKQSVAELSQTIAKGKNKMQAYDGKLTKDEIAQLAAYVKGLAKK, via the coding sequence ATGAGACGCGTGGACGTGCTTGCCTTCATAGGACTTTTCCTGCTGTTTGCCGGCGCCGGCACCTTCCTGGGCAAGTACAGCGCCCTGCCTCTGTGGGTAGTGTGGCTGGTGGGTCCGCTGCTCTGGTACCTGGGTTTCGCCGTCCTGATCTCATGGATGCTGTGGCGGCTGTTCGTGCCCGCTCCCGAGGCCGCGCGCCAGGAAGAAACCGAGGTGCAGCCCGTCCAAGTGAGTAATTTCCTGGAACACGATTACGAAATACCCCTGGAGCCAAGAATGCGAAAGGTACCCGTTTACAGCACGTTGGTAGTTCTCATACTGCTCTCATCGCTGTTTATTGCGCAGTCCTACGCGGCCGATACCGCCGCCGCCGTTTTCACCAGCAAGTGCGTCATGTGTCACGGCGCCGACGGGCAAGGCAAGACGCCGATGGGCGCCAAATTCAACCTCAAGAGCCTGACCTCACCCGAAGTGCAGAAGCAGTCCGTCGCCGAGCTTTCCCAGACCATCGCCAAGGGCAAAAACAAAATGCAGGCGTATGATGGCAAGCTGACCAAGGACGAGATTGCGCAACTGGCCGCCTACGTCAAGGGCTTGGCCAAGAAGTAG